A stretch of Cytophagales bacterium DNA encodes these proteins:
- a CDS encoding ATP-binding protein has protein sequence MKEFSGLSTNMEDFVDLKYQLMLLDWEGHVLESNNRLFTVAKDKFQLFEEEVFVGMQPYFETLEEEDPFKWDCIETGFCGRHSIYDFSVQVTSFQGNRAYVLTVYDLEDVYNKVVGLRYERNEALALSGQLKVAYTKLEEAYEQQRETNRKLQEMQLEVLYQEKMASVGQLATGMAHEINNPLNYILNGMVVLQDTMDQELNTEQTALGNREKFDQVIAVIEQGAKRIQEVVRELQVFNNFGSSERKWVNIHDNLNQVVELLMPQMETSVKVTKNYDHSFDMVRCIPRKINQVFLNLLTNASSFIPPERKGIIEIRTEWDEYWLEISFKDNGAGIPPEIQKQVFDPFFSTKATGSGKGLGLAVSYKIVEEHGGKLMFDSMEKETIFRVILPLGDDES, from the coding sequence ATGAAGGAATTCTCAGGCTTGTCCACGAACATGGAGGATTTTGTTGATCTAAAGTATCAACTGATGTTATTGGATTGGGAAGGGCATGTGCTGGAGTCGAACAACCGACTTTTCACAGTGGCCAAGGATAAATTTCAATTATTCGAAGAGGAAGTGTTTGTGGGGATGCAACCTTATTTCGAAACGTTGGAGGAAGAAGATCCCTTTAAATGGGATTGTATAGAGACTGGTTTTTGTGGGCGTCACTCCATCTATGACTTTTCCGTTCAGGTGACCAGCTTTCAGGGGAATCGTGCCTATGTACTGACGGTATACGATCTGGAAGACGTGTATAACAAAGTGGTTGGATTACGGTATGAACGTAATGAAGCACTGGCGCTATCTGGGCAATTGAAAGTGGCCTATACCAAGCTAGAGGAGGCGTACGAACAACAAAGGGAAACCAACCGAAAATTGCAGGAAATGCAGTTGGAGGTACTCTATCAGGAGAAAATGGCTTCTGTGGGTCAACTGGCTACAGGTATGGCACATGAAATCAATAATCCCTTGAATTACATACTCAATGGCATGGTGGTCCTACAGGACACAATGGACCAGGAGCTAAATACGGAACAAACGGCTTTGGGCAACCGTGAGAAATTTGATCAGGTGATAGCAGTGATCGAACAAGGTGCAAAAAGAATTCAGGAAGTTGTTCGGGAATTGCAAGTGTTCAACAATTTTGGGAGCTCGGAGCGCAAGTGGGTGAATATCCATGATAACCTGAATCAGGTTGTCGAACTATTAATGCCTCAAATGGAAACGTCTGTTAAGGTGACCAAAAACTACGACCATTCTTTTGATATGGTGCGCTGTATTCCAAGGAAGATCAATCAGGTTTTTTTGAATCTGCTGACCAATGCTTCTTCATTTATCCCACCAGAAAGGAAGGGCATAATAGAAATACGCACCGAATGGGACGAATACTGGTTGGAAATCAGCTTCAAGGACAATGGGGCCGGAATTCCACCCGAAATTCAAAAGCAGGTGTTTGATCCTTTCTTTTCCACCAAGGCAACAGGTTCGGGCAAGGGGCTAGGCCTGGCAGTGAGCTACAAAATTGTAGAAGAACATGGCGGAAAGTTGATGTTTGACAGCATGGAAAAGGAAACAATTTTCCGTGTGATATTGCCATTAGGGGATGATGAGTCCTGA
- a CDS encoding LytTR family DNA-binding domain-containing protein gives MMLKTLIVDDEQASRTTLRNFLQAYCPQVKVLGEAANIAEAKVQIETHVPDLVFLDVEMPYGNGFDLLESMETVGFKVVFVTAFSHYALRAIQYSAAHYILKPVDIDELIEAVKRVTEEADTYPDSTQVLLANIKTTQKQKTKVVLPIINGFEVVEAEEIVFCQAEENFTRFYLESGREVLICRTLKYYQEVLEPLDFLRIHKSYLINLHHVRKYRKGRGGDVTMANGMELPVSPAQKDELMRYYMGS, from the coding sequence ATGATGCTAAAAACGCTGATCGTAGACGATGAACAGGCGAGCAGAACGACCCTGAGAAATTTCTTGCAAGCGTATTGCCCTCAGGTAAAAGTGCTGGGAGAAGCGGCAAACATTGCTGAAGCCAAAGTTCAGATAGAAACGCATGTGCCTGATCTGGTATTTCTGGATGTTGAAATGCCGTACGGTAATGGCTTTGATTTGCTGGAGTCCATGGAAACTGTGGGTTTTAAGGTGGTATTTGTGACCGCCTTCAGTCACTATGCCTTGCGGGCGATCCAGTATAGTGCAGCGCATTACATCCTGAAACCGGTAGATATTGATGAGCTTATTGAAGCAGTAAAGCGGGTGACCGAAGAAGCAGATACTTATCCCGATAGTACACAAGTACTTCTGGCCAACATCAAAACAACGCAGAAGCAGAAAACGAAAGTTGTCCTACCGATCATTAATGGGTTTGAAGTGGTAGAAGCGGAGGAAATTGTCTTTTGTCAGGCGGAGGAGAATTTTACAAGGTTTTATTTGGAATCAGGTCGTGAGGTGCTGATTTGTCGTACGTTGAAGTACTATCAGGAAGTACTCGAGCCACTTGATTTTTTACGCATTCACAAGTCTTATCTGATCAATTTGCATCATGTGCGTAAATACAGAAAAGGAAGAGGTGGAGATGTGACCATGGCGAATGGTATGGAATTGCCAGTATCTCCTGCGCAGAAAGATGAACTAATGCGGTATTATATGGGGAGTTAG
- a CDS encoding histidine kinase, whose protein sequence is MKAHTLILLLMAFLVGPFSVAQKKEADYAQVRKGRSFDFQEIEKLADSDPIRALDMLDALVRRNSRLLDQSSQIRVYELAGKINYNLGQYQLAVNNYRKAVEANQGSKLSLGSLKRRTGLSGNVRFDYASALYANQQYGEAMRYANEYVSGMNDPKSKINGLLLSANVLIDSGAVAGAFEFLDKAQAWLDNIEDAELQLELELALGRAREQAIQLDSSLFNYQNALELSDSLNLEQRSEDITNSIGRVYQNQNDPEAELSFKQSRRARSIATNNRARQNTLDLDIASIYLDLDQAEEAIPYLQESVELSEEEGNLETNIAARKSLSDVYAASGDYNRALDNYRSYTQLVDKLYQNKEREIALSAQVQRDLFERQQTINSLEKDRQLYENEIAILEQERTFQAESLSFQRRSIYGLSLSLLTILGISLLLYRSNRKKNLSNQLLALKSLRSQMNPHFIFNALNSVNSFISMNDVREANRYLSDFSRLMRIVMENSQKEFIPLEEELEVLKLYLKLEHYRFQDQFQYELQIDDGLDSQDLQLPPMLAQPYIENAIWHGLRYKEEKGHLYVEMVHGKEELTITIKDDGIGRARSRALKTTNQKKNTSTGMKNTQERIDLLNATYGSDIRVLVKDLEEGTEVTIHLPKKLLT, encoded by the coding sequence ATGAAAGCGCATACGCTCATATTGCTATTGATGGCTTTTCTGGTCGGACCCTTTTCAGTGGCGCAGAAAAAAGAAGCAGACTATGCTCAGGTCAGGAAGGGACGATCTTTTGATTTTCAGGAAATAGAAAAATTGGCGGATAGTGATCCGATCAGAGCGCTGGATATGTTGGATGCATTGGTTCGTCGTAACTCCAGACTGCTGGATCAATCTTCTCAAATACGTGTGTATGAATTGGCGGGAAAAATCAATTATAACCTTGGTCAGTACCAATTGGCAGTGAACAACTACCGCAAAGCGGTGGAAGCCAATCAGGGCTCGAAGTTGTCTCTAGGTAGTCTTAAGCGAAGGACTGGGTTGTCAGGGAATGTACGGTTCGACTATGCCAGTGCACTATATGCCAATCAGCAATACGGAGAGGCGATGCGGTATGCCAATGAGTATGTGTCGGGAATGAATGACCCTAAATCAAAAATCAATGGTTTACTACTGTCTGCTAATGTCCTGATCGATTCCGGAGCGGTAGCAGGAGCATTTGAATTCCTGGATAAGGCGCAAGCATGGCTGGATAATATTGAGGATGCGGAATTGCAATTGGAATTGGAGCTGGCTCTAGGTAGGGCCAGAGAACAAGCCATTCAATTGGACTCCTCGTTGTTCAATTACCAGAATGCCCTGGAATTGTCGGATTCACTTAATTTGGAACAGCGTAGCGAAGATATTACCAATTCCATTGGTCGTGTCTATCAGAATCAAAACGACCCGGAAGCAGAATTATCCTTCAAGCAAAGCCGCCGTGCCCGAAGTATCGCCACTAATAACAGAGCGAGACAAAATACCCTCGATCTTGACATTGCGTCGATCTACCTGGATTTGGATCAGGCCGAAGAGGCCATTCCTTATTTGCAGGAAAGCGTGGAATTGTCCGAAGAAGAGGGAAACCTTGAGACCAACATCGCGGCTAGAAAATCATTGTCAGATGTGTATGCTGCTTCCGGAGATTATAATCGGGCGTTGGATAATTATCGTAGCTATACCCAATTGGTGGATAAGCTCTATCAGAACAAGGAAAGAGAAATTGCCTTGAGCGCGCAGGTTCAGCGTGATTTGTTTGAAAGGCAACAGACCATCAATTCTCTTGAAAAGGACCGGCAATTGTACGAGAATGAAATAGCCATTCTGGAGCAAGAACGTACTTTTCAGGCAGAATCCTTGTCGTTTCAGCGGCGATCTATCTATGGGCTCAGCTTGTCACTGTTGACGATACTGGGGATTTCATTGCTGTTGTATCGTTCCAATCGAAAGAAGAACTTATCGAATCAATTGCTAGCATTGAAGTCACTCAGGAGCCAGATGAATCCGCATTTTATATTCAATGCGCTCAATTCCGTTAACAGTTTTATTTCTATGAATGATGTTCGTGAGGCCAATCGCTACCTGTCGGACTTTTCTAGATTGATGCGCATTGTGATGGAAAACTCCCAGAAGGAATTTATCCCTCTGGAGGAAGAGTTGGAGGTGTTGAAACTTTATCTGAAGCTGGAGCATTACCGATTTCAGGATCAGTTTCAATATGAATTGCAGATTGATGATGGACTGGATTCGCAAGACTTGCAGCTACCACCGATGTTGGCCCAACCATACATTGAAAATGCCATCTGGCATGGTCTTAGGTACAAGGAAGAAAAGGGCCATTTGTACGTTGAAATGGTGCATGGCAAAGAGGAACTGACGATTACTATCAAAGACGATGGCATTGGAAGAGCACGGTCACGAGCACTAAAAACAACGAATCAAAAGAAAAATACCTCGACAGGAATGAAAAATACGCAGGAACGGATCGATCTGCTGAATGCTACTTATGGTAGCGACATTCGGGTGCTGGTAAAAGACCTGGAAGAAGGGACGGAAGTGACGATCCATTTACCAAAGAAATTGCTTACATGA